A genomic window from Streptomyces sp. WMMC940 includes:
- a CDS encoding EamA family transporter gives MHASRERSAGLGLALASAFAFGGSGVAAKPLIEAGLDPLHVVWLRVAGAALVMLPVAWRHRDLLIRKPALLAGFGMLAVAGVQACYFAAISRIPVGVALLIEYLAPALVLAWVRFVQRRPVTRAAAVGVVLAVGGLACVVEVWSGLGFDVIGLLLALGAACCQVGYFVLSAEGADGDDAADPLGVIAYGLLVGALVLTVVARPWGMDWQVLGGGAALAGTTVPAALLLGWIVLIATVLAYVTGVVSVRRLSPQVAGVVACLEAVIATVLAWVLLGEHLSAPQIAGGAVVLVGAFIAQSSTPKAASGPVAGGSGTVAGAADGDLAAERAAV, from the coding sequence ATGCACGCGTCTCGGGAAAGGAGCGCCGGGCTGGGACTCGCCCTGGCCTCGGCGTTCGCCTTCGGTGGTTCAGGTGTGGCGGCCAAGCCGCTCATCGAAGCGGGGCTCGACCCCCTGCATGTGGTGTGGCTGCGAGTGGCCGGTGCCGCCCTCGTCATGCTTCCCGTCGCCTGGCGCCACCGCGACCTGCTGATACGCAAACCGGCGCTGCTCGCCGGATTCGGAATGCTCGCCGTCGCCGGTGTCCAGGCCTGCTACTTCGCGGCGATCTCCCGCATCCCCGTGGGCGTGGCGCTGCTCATCGAGTACCTGGCCCCCGCTCTCGTCCTCGCCTGGGTCCGCTTCGTCCAGCGCCGCCCGGTCACCCGCGCCGCCGCCGTCGGTGTCGTCCTCGCCGTCGGTGGACTCGCCTGCGTGGTCGAGGTCTGGTCCGGGCTGGGCTTCGACGTGATCGGCCTGCTGCTCGCCCTCGGGGCGGCCTGCTGCCAGGTCGGCTACTTCGTCCTCTCCGCCGAGGGCGCCGACGGCGACGACGCCGCCGACCCGCTCGGCGTCATCGCGTACGGACTGCTCGTCGGTGCGCTCGTGCTGACCGTCGTCGCCCGCCCGTGGGGGATGGACTGGCAGGTGCTCGGCGGTGGAGCCGCCCTGGCCGGCACGACCGTCCCGGCGGCGCTGCTGCTCGGCTGGATCGTCCTGATCGCCACGGTCCTCGCCTACGTCACCGGGGTCGTGTCCGTCCGCAGGCTCTCGCCGCAGGTCGCGGGAGTCGTCGCCTGTCTGGAGGCCGTGATCGCGACGGTGCTGGCCTGGGTCCTGCTCGGCGAGCATCTCTCCGCGCCCCAGATCGCCGGCGGTGCCGTGGTGCTCGTGGGCGCGTTCATCGCCCAGTCCTCCACGCCGAAGGCAGCATCCGGGCCGGTGGCGGGCGGCTCCGGCACCGTGGCCGGTGCTGCCGACGGCGACTTGGCGGCCGAGCGGGCGGCGGTCTAG
- a CDS encoding DMT family transporter encodes MSNPSSAAVTGLPVGRSLFYLVVAGVAWGTAGAAASLVFEASDLGPLALSFWRCLGGLLLLAGALALRGRRAAGSGGAAVAGSEPRRRRMLRILGTGVGLTVFQSSYFAAVEQTGLAVGTVVALGAGPVLIALGARITMGERLGGGGIAAVAGALTGLVVLVLGGGSATVRPAGVALAVVSAAGYAAVTLLTRRFGRDGDGPDHLSTTMWTFVVGAVGLLPAALAEGLLPHTAEPLRVLGMLVYIAAVPTALAYALYFAGAAVVRAATVSVIMLLEPVSAAVLAVIALDERLTSATVAGTVVLLMAVVGLAWQEARPAGRRGAVDAPA; translated from the coding sequence GTGTCGAATCCTTCTTCGGCTGCCGTCACCGGCCTGCCCGTCGGGCGCAGCCTGTTCTATCTCGTCGTGGCCGGTGTGGCCTGGGGGACCGCGGGGGCGGCCGCCTCACTGGTCTTCGAGGCCAGCGATCTCGGCCCGCTCGCCCTGTCCTTCTGGCGCTGCCTCGGCGGCCTGCTGCTGCTCGCGGGAGCGCTCGCGCTGCGCGGGCGCCGGGCGGCGGGGAGCGGCGGCGCCGCCGTGGCCGGGTCCGAACCGCGCCGCCGCAGGATGCTGCGCATCCTCGGCACCGGCGTCGGTCTGACCGTCTTTCAGAGCTCCTACTTCGCCGCCGTCGAGCAGACCGGGCTGGCGGTCGGCACGGTCGTCGCCCTGGGCGCCGGGCCCGTGCTGATCGCCCTCGGCGCCAGGATCACCATGGGGGAGCGGCTCGGGGGCGGCGGGATCGCCGCCGTCGCCGGAGCGCTGACCGGACTCGTGGTGCTGGTCCTGGGCGGTGGGAGCGCCACCGTGCGGCCGGCGGGCGTGGCGCTGGCGGTGGTCTCGGCGGCGGGCTACGCGGCCGTCACCCTGCTGACCCGGCGGTTCGGCCGGGACGGCGACGGTCCCGATCATCTGTCGACGACGATGTGGACCTTCGTGGTCGGCGCCGTCGGGCTGCTGCCGGCGGCCCTCGCGGAGGGGCTCCTGCCGCACACCGCGGAGCCGCTGCGGGTGCTGGGGATGCTGGTCTACATCGCCGCCGTCCCGACGGCGCTCGCCTACGCGCTCTACTTCGCGGGTGCGGCGGTCGTCCGCGCCGCGACGGTGTCGGTGATCATGCTTCTGGAGCCGGTCAGCGCTGCGGTCCTGGCCGTGATCGCGCTGGACGAGCGGCTGACCTCGGCGACTGTGGCAGGGACGGTGGTCCTGCTCATGGCGGTGGTCGGGCTGGCCTGGCAGGAGGCCCGGCCGGCCGGGCGGCGCGGCGCCGTGGACGCGCCGGCCTGA
- a CDS encoding pyridoxamine 5'-phosphate oxidase family protein, with protein sequence MAPSEESPTYRPTDRTVPTRARERASHDRALVHSILDETSVCHLGFVRDGAPVVLPTLYGRVGDVLYVHGSTGSRPLRMAGQVDRGLEVCLTVTHVDGLVLARSAFHHSINYRSVVVHGTARQVTDPEEKRAALDALVDHVVPGRSADSRPANAKELAATAVLRLDLDEVSAKVRTGGPNDDPEDLVLPHWTGVVPLVRGHGVPVPADDLDPSVALPPYLASL encoded by the coding sequence ATGGCACCGTCCGAGGAGTCGCCGACCTACCGGCCCACCGACCGGACCGTCCCCACCAGGGCGCGGGAGCGCGCGTCCCACGACCGCGCACTGGTGCACTCGATACTCGACGAGACCTCCGTCTGCCATCTCGGCTTCGTGCGCGACGGGGCGCCGGTGGTGCTGCCGACGCTGTACGGCCGGGTCGGCGACGTGCTCTACGTGCACGGCTCGACCGGATCCCGTCCGCTGCGCATGGCCGGCCAGGTCGATCGCGGCCTGGAGGTCTGCCTGACCGTCACGCACGTCGACGGCCTGGTGCTCGCCCGCTCCGCGTTCCACCACTCGATCAACTACCGGTCGGTGGTGGTCCACGGCACCGCCCGCCAGGTGACCGACCCGGAGGAGAAGCGCGCCGCTCTCGACGCCCTCGTCGACCACGTCGTCCCCGGCCGTTCCGCCGACTCGCGTCCCGCCAACGCCAAGGAGCTCGCCGCGACGGCCGTGCTCCGGCTTGATCTGGACGAGGTCTCCGCCAAGGTCCGGACCGGCGGACCGAACGACGACCCCGAGGACCTGGTACTTCCGCACTGGACCGGCGTCGTCCCGCTGGTCCGGGGCCACGGCGTGCCGGTCCCCGCGGACGACCTGGACCCGTCGGTGGCCCTGCCCCCGTACCTGGCCTCGCTGTAG
- a CDS encoding aminotransferase class I/II-fold pyridoxal phosphate-dependent enzyme codes for MLGEYRIEGRGASDIAASIERGVASGELGPGQPLPPMRELAASLGVNANTVAAAYRTLRDRGVIETAGRKGSRVRERPASTARGSLTIDAPPGVRQISEGNPDAALLPPLHDAFAAAARHHDARPVLYGQDAVDPRLARLVRAGMDADGVPEGPVAVTSGSLDAIERVLHAHLRPGDAVAVEDPGWGSLLDLVPALGLRPVPVAVDDDGPRPEDVERALGRGARALIVTDRAQNPTGAVVSASRAPELRDVLGRYPRTLLVEDDHGHAIVDEPLHPLAGVTDHWVLVRSVAKAYGPDLRLAVLTGDRVTLDRVQGRQRLGPGWVSRLTQRAVVELWTSGAVDPSAVAAAYADRRDALLSALAERGVEARGRSGMNVWVPVADETGTVARLLHSGWAVAPGARFRISSPPAVRLTVSGLTADDISVLADAVALAVGPVRARSYG; via the coding sequence GTGCTAGGAGAGTATCGGATCGAAGGGCGCGGCGCATCGGACATCGCGGCCAGCATCGAGCGAGGTGTCGCTTCGGGAGAGCTCGGCCCCGGCCAACCGCTGCCCCCCATGCGGGAGCTGGCGGCTTCGTTGGGGGTCAACGCGAACACCGTCGCGGCCGCCTACCGGACGCTGCGCGACCGCGGCGTGATCGAGACGGCCGGCCGCAAGGGCAGTCGTGTGCGGGAACGGCCGGCCAGTACGGCGCGCGGCTCGCTCACGATCGACGCCCCGCCCGGCGTACGGCAGATCTCCGAGGGCAACCCGGACGCCGCGCTGCTGCCCCCGCTCCACGACGCCTTCGCGGCGGCCGCACGCCATCACGACGCCCGGCCGGTGCTCTACGGCCAGGACGCCGTGGACCCCCGACTGGCGCGGCTCGTCCGTGCCGGAATGGACGCGGACGGGGTACCGGAAGGCCCGGTCGCCGTCACCTCCGGGTCGCTCGACGCCATCGAGCGGGTGCTCCACGCCCATCTCCGGCCCGGCGACGCCGTGGCCGTGGAGGACCCCGGCTGGGGGAGCCTGCTGGACCTGGTCCCGGCGCTCGGGCTGCGGCCGGTTCCGGTCGCCGTCGACGACGACGGTCCGCGTCCCGAGGACGTCGAGCGGGCGCTCGGCCGCGGGGCGAGGGCCCTGATCGTGACCGACCGGGCCCAGAACCCCACGGGTGCCGTCGTCTCCGCGTCCCGCGCCCCCGAACTCCGCGACGTGCTCGGCCGGTACCCGAGGACACTGCTCGTCGAGGACGACCACGGCCATGCGATCGTCGACGAGCCACTGCACCCCCTCGCCGGTGTCACGGACCACTGGGTGCTCGTGCGGTCCGTGGCCAAGGCATACGGTCCCGACCTCAGGCTCGCCGTGCTCACCGGTGACCGGGTGACCCTCGACCGGGTCCAGGGGCGGCAGCGACTCGGCCCCGGCTGGGTCAGCCGACTGACCCAGCGCGCCGTCGTGGAGTTGTGGACCTCCGGGGCCGTCGACCCGTCGGCGGTCGCGGCCGCCTACGCGGACCGGCGCGACGCGCTGCTGAGCGCCCTGGCGGAGCGGGGAGTCGAGGCCCGCGGCCGCAGCGGCATGAACGTGTGGGTACCCGTGGCCGACGAGACAGGCACGGTGGCCCGGCTGCTGCACTCCGGCTGGGCCGTGGCGCCGGGTGCCCGCTTCCGCATCTCCTCACCACCGGCGGTGCGGCTCACCGTGTCGGGCCTGACGGCCGACGACATCTCCGTGCTCGCCGACGCGGTGGCCCTGGCGGTCGGCCCGGTACGTGCGCGCAGCTACGGCTGA
- a CDS encoding Clp protease N-terminal domain-containing protein gives MHFPVPRVPQQPAPAPTGTDAGLSEELAPVVAGARRRAMRDGDPQIDTAHLLHSLVESGPDVRAAFGGPDQVARVLGYLVQRSIGYGLRWQATVEDSGAVPVVPGDRDPGRTGWSPSAAAAVLRARERAAERGEGRPDGLDLLAGLAADRDSRAAEVLVRAGVDPDRLAGRIGELSQQVRRT, from the coding sequence GTGCACTTCCCTGTCCCGCGCGTCCCCCAGCAGCCCGCTCCCGCCCCCACCGGGACCGACGCCGGACTCTCCGAGGAACTGGCCCCGGTCGTCGCCGGTGCGCGCCGGCGTGCGATGCGGGACGGTGACCCCCAGATCGACACGGCCCATCTGCTGCACTCCCTGGTCGAGTCCGGACCCGACGTCCGGGCGGCCTTCGGAGGCCCGGACCAGGTCGCCCGCGTCCTCGGCTACCTCGTCCAGCGCAGCATCGGGTACGGGCTGCGCTGGCAGGCGACGGTCGAGGACTCCGGCGCGGTCCCGGTGGTCCCCGGGGATCGGGACCCCGGACGGACGGGCTGGTCGCCGTCGGCCGCCGCCGCCGTGCTGCGGGCGCGGGAGCGGGCGGCGGAGCGCGGGGAAGGCCGGCCCGACGGCCTCGATCTGCTCGCCGGACTCGCCGCCGACCGCGACTCCAGGGCCGCCGAGGTCCTGGTGCGTGCGGGGGTCGACCCCGACCGGCTGGCGGGCCGGATCGGAGAGCTGTCTCAACAGGTGCGACGGACGTGA
- a CDS encoding DMT family transporter, protein MTTATPPSRTEPETGSASTAPTPPPAAPPSTGRDHPAFGWRLRFAVLALIWGFSFLLIKVGTEGYAPFQVTLGRLLFGTAVLATAMAVRREGLPRGARTWAHLTVAAFFLNALPFSLFAHAELTIPSTLAGICNATSPLWGMALSLVALSEDRPTRRRVAGLGIGFIGVLTVLGAWQGFSGLDVDGTAMALLAALSYPVGWIYVRRTLAGSSHSHLSLTGAQLMLATLQLAVVTPVFTTLPSSFPLVPLLAVVALGALGTGIAMLLQYGLVAEVGPTTATMVTYFIPVIATAAGVTLLDERLGWNTPVGALIVLAGAALTQNGSGPGPVGKGVRPPRTRTPRIRS, encoded by the coding sequence ATGACCACCGCCACGCCGCCGTCACGCACGGAGCCCGAAACGGGATCCGCGTCCACCGCGCCCACCCCGCCCCCCGCGGCCCCACCCTCCACCGGGCGCGACCACCCGGCATTCGGCTGGCGCCTGAGGTTCGCCGTGCTCGCCCTGATCTGGGGCTTCAGCTTTCTGCTCATCAAGGTCGGCACGGAGGGCTACGCGCCGTTCCAGGTCACCCTCGGCCGGCTGCTCTTCGGTACGGCCGTGCTGGCCACCGCGATGGCGGTGCGGCGCGAGGGGCTGCCCCGCGGGGCGCGCACCTGGGCGCATCTGACCGTCGCGGCGTTCTTCCTCAATGCGCTGCCGTTCTCGCTCTTCGCCCATGCGGAGCTGACCATCCCCTCGACGCTGGCCGGGATCTGCAACGCCACGTCCCCGCTGTGGGGCATGGCGCTGTCGCTGGTGGCGCTCTCCGAGGACCGGCCCACCCGCCGCCGGGTCGCCGGTCTGGGCATCGGCTTCATCGGTGTGCTCACCGTGCTGGGCGCCTGGCAGGGCTTCTCCGGGCTGGACGTCGACGGCACGGCGATGGCCCTCCTCGCCGCCCTGAGCTACCCGGTGGGCTGGATCTACGTCCGGCGCACCCTCGCGGGTTCGTCCCATTCCCATCTGTCCCTGACCGGGGCGCAGCTGATGCTGGCGACGCTCCAACTGGCCGTGGTGACCCCTGTGTTCACCACGCTGCCGAGCTCGTTCCCGCTGGTTCCGCTGCTCGCGGTGGTCGCCCTGGGCGCACTGGGCACCGGAATCGCCATGCTGCTGCAGTACGGACTGGTGGCCGAGGTGGGACCGACGACCGCGACGATGGTCACGTACTTCATCCCGGTCATCGCGACCGCGGCGGGAGTCACGCTGCTCGACGAGAGGCTGGGCTGGAACACGCCCGTCGGCGCCCTGATCGTGCTGGCGGGCGCCGCGCTCACCCAGAACGGGTCCGGACCGGGGCCCGTGGGGAAGGGCGTCCGCCCGCCACGGACACGGACGCCTCGGATCCGGTCGTGA